In one Aricia agestis chromosome 5, ilAriAges1.1, whole genome shotgun sequence genomic region, the following are encoded:
- the LOC121727216 gene encoding zinc finger protein 2-like isoform X2, with protein MKTYSRRKFEHKLIENVHEFCRLCLQNIRDMETVALFTSENDNSYPPLTTKIMIFTGLEIVNEECLPNVICKECNNNINNFYAFRRKCGVVYQTFKSHLLASKEAVSSNCATGTIAQGEPVVVASECQEDKILLTFVADKPLVVNTLENTQNGNSNEIVAGTEDKATIPEVSNFLKDVLLELGIIRKNGDHCLQSDFLGSTIELETADGCQMTLELAEIGNMDKNIIINEQTCDSTQDQVGSEVKRKRISGVAVCRICGKKFASGGVLRRHARVHSGERPFACRTCPRRFGQREVLRRHELVHLDKRPFACEHCPKSFTQRGALETHRRSHAPPTSRPLALHRCIVCPKFFLHASGLSRHMRAHNGQPPAQCDACGRAFRSRDSLRRHVTAVHSKLKNESQDTQTATIKNELRDTQTNINKEVYILPQNR; from the exons ATGAAGACATACAGCCGTAGAAAGTTTGAGCATAAGTTAATTGAGAATGTACACGAGTTTTGTCGCTTgtgtttacaaaatattaggGATATGGAGACTGTTGCTTTATTTACAAGTGAAAATGATAATTCGTACCCACCTTTGACAACGAAAATAATGATTTTCACAGGATTAGAG ataGTAAATGAAGAATGTCTTCCAAATGTAATCTGCAAGGagtgtaacaataatataaataatttttatgcaTTTAGAAGGAAATGTGGAGTAGTGTATCAGACATTTAAGTCACATTTGTTGGCTTCAAAGGAAGCAGTCTCCAGTAATTGTGCAACAGGAACAATCGCACAAGGCGAGCCAGTGGTTGTAGCGTCGGAGTGTCAAGAAGACAAAATCTTACTTACTTTTGTTGCAGACAAACCATTAGTAGTAAATACATTAGAAAATACTCAAAATGGTAATTCAAATGAAATAGTG GCTGGAACTGAAGATAAAGCTACCATACCAGAAGTATCAAACTTTTTGAAAGATGTTTTATTAGAATTAGGTATAATTAGAAAGAATGGTGACCATTGTCTACAGAGCGATTTCTTGGGCAGTACCATAGAGTTGGAGACAGCAGATGGGTGCCAAATGACATTAGAATTAGCAGAAATTGGAAATATG GACAAAAATATCATCATAAACGAGCAGACATGTGACAGTACCCAAGATCAAGTCGGTTCTGAAGTCAAACGGAAACGGATAAG CGGTGTCGCAGTGTGTCGCATATGCGGAAAGAAGTTCGCGTCGGGCGGCGTGCTGCGTCGCCATGCGCGCGTCCATAGCGGCGAGCGGCCGTTCGCGTGCCGCACATGCCCGCGACGCTTCGGACAGAGGGAGGTGTTGCGACGACACGAGTTGGTGCATCTgg ACAAACGTCCATTCGCATGCGAGCACTGTCCGAAGAGTTTCACGCAGCGCGGCGCGCTCGAGACGCACCGCCGCTCGCACGCCCCGCCCACGTCGCGACCGCTCGCGCTGCACCGCTGTATCGTCTGCCCCAAGTTCTTCCTACATGCCTCAG ggttAAGTCGTCACATGCGCGCGCACAATGGGCAGCCGCCAGCTCAGTGCGACGCGTGCGGGCGCGCCTTCCGCAGCCGGGACTCGCTACGGCGTCACGTCACAGCCGTGCACTCTAAGC TAAAAAATGAATCGCAGGACACACAAACGGCTACAATAAAAAACGAACTTCGGGACACacaaacaaacataaataaagaAGTCTACatattaccacagaatagataa
- the LOC121727216 gene encoding zinc finger protein 2-like isoform X1 codes for MKTYSRRKFEHKLIENVHEFCRLCLQNIRDMETVALFTSENDNSYPPLTTKIMIFTGLEIVNEECLPNVICKECNNNINNFYAFRRKCGVVYQTFKSHLLASKEAVSSNCATGTIAQGEPVVVASECQEDKILLTFVADKPLVVNTLENTQNGNSNEIVAGTEDKATIPEVSNFLKDVLLELGIIRKNGDHCLQSDFLGSTIELETADGCQMTLELAEIGNMDKNIIINEQTCDSTQDQVGSEVKRKRISGVAVCRICGKKFASGGVLRRHARVHSGERPFACRTCPRRFGQREVLRRHELVHLDKRPFACEHCPKSFTQRGALETHRRSHAPPTSRPLALHRCIVCPKFFLHASGLSRHMRAHNGQPPAQCDACGRAFRSRDSLRRHVTAVHSKRKPEITQISTIKNESQDTQTATIKNELRDTQTNINKEVYILPQNR; via the exons ATGAAGACATACAGCCGTAGAAAGTTTGAGCATAAGTTAATTGAGAATGTACACGAGTTTTGTCGCTTgtgtttacaaaatattaggGATATGGAGACTGTTGCTTTATTTACAAGTGAAAATGATAATTCGTACCCACCTTTGACAACGAAAATAATGATTTTCACAGGATTAGAG ataGTAAATGAAGAATGTCTTCCAAATGTAATCTGCAAGGagtgtaacaataatataaataatttttatgcaTTTAGAAGGAAATGTGGAGTAGTGTATCAGACATTTAAGTCACATTTGTTGGCTTCAAAGGAAGCAGTCTCCAGTAATTGTGCAACAGGAACAATCGCACAAGGCGAGCCAGTGGTTGTAGCGTCGGAGTGTCAAGAAGACAAAATCTTACTTACTTTTGTTGCAGACAAACCATTAGTAGTAAATACATTAGAAAATACTCAAAATGGTAATTCAAATGAAATAGTG GCTGGAACTGAAGATAAAGCTACCATACCAGAAGTATCAAACTTTTTGAAAGATGTTTTATTAGAATTAGGTATAATTAGAAAGAATGGTGACCATTGTCTACAGAGCGATTTCTTGGGCAGTACCATAGAGTTGGAGACAGCAGATGGGTGCCAAATGACATTAGAATTAGCAGAAATTGGAAATATG GACAAAAATATCATCATAAACGAGCAGACATGTGACAGTACCCAAGATCAAGTCGGTTCTGAAGTCAAACGGAAACGGATAAG CGGTGTCGCAGTGTGTCGCATATGCGGAAAGAAGTTCGCGTCGGGCGGCGTGCTGCGTCGCCATGCGCGCGTCCATAGCGGCGAGCGGCCGTTCGCGTGCCGCACATGCCCGCGACGCTTCGGACAGAGGGAGGTGTTGCGACGACACGAGTTGGTGCATCTgg ACAAACGTCCATTCGCATGCGAGCACTGTCCGAAGAGTTTCACGCAGCGCGGCGCGCTCGAGACGCACCGCCGCTCGCACGCCCCGCCCACGTCGCGACCGCTCGCGCTGCACCGCTGTATCGTCTGCCCCAAGTTCTTCCTACATGCCTCAG ggttAAGTCGTCACATGCGCGCGCACAATGGGCAGCCGCCAGCTCAGTGCGACGCGTGCGGGCGCGCCTTCCGCAGCCGGGACTCGCTACGGCGTCACGTCACAGCCGTGCACTCTAAGCGCAAACCAGAGATCACACAAATATCTACAATAAAAAATGAATCGCAGGACACACAAACGGCTACAATAAAAAACGAACTTCGGGACACacaaacaaacataaataaagaAGTCTACatattaccacagaatagataa